Within Patescibacteria group bacterium, the genomic segment ATTTCAGTTGTTTGAATACTTGTCCGTTTTTTGAAAAATGTTCGTCATTGCGAGGAGCGGAGTGTAACGAGCGACGAAGCAATCCCGATGAGATTGCTTCGTCGCAAAGCTCCTCGCAATGACGAGAGGGGAAAATGCCAATAGGGGTACAGACCCTGGAGGGTCTGACCCCAATACAGGAAAGGAGAAAGGGAGATGAAAACCCCAAATGTTTGTGTTATCAAGCTTCCTGGGGTTAAGAATTATGCTGTAGTAAGTCCCGGGAGAATTGTTTATGGGTTGAACGCTTGTGAAGAGGATATGAGGGTTTTGGTTGAGGAGGAAATGCAGAATGTTCTAAGCCAGTCGGGAGAATTGCTCCCTTCTCCCAATACAGGGGCCAAACTGTCTTGGATACCCACCTTTGACTGCAATTTACGTTGTGTGTATTGCTATGCGTTGGGTGGGGAAACCAAAGAATACTTACCGCTTGAGTATGCTGTCGCGTCGTTGCGGGCGGTTGGTGAGAGTAAAGGTTTTGATTATCTGGACATTTACCTTGTTGGTGGTGGAGAACCTTTGCTGGGGTTTGAAACAGTCAAAGAGGGTGTTCAGTTAGCGCGAGCAATGTTTGAAGAAGTGGCTGTTCATGTTGTCACTAATGGGACTTTTGATGAGGCTGTGTTCGAGTGGTTAGTTGAACAGGATGCCAATGTAAGAGTATCTTATGATGGGCCATTCCATACCTTGCAGAGACCCTACGCTGACGGAAGTTCTTCTTGGGAAACTGTGCGGGGCAATATAAAGCGACTTGTTGTAGCCGGTTTTGACTCTGTAGTTCAATGTATCGTCACGGCCCAAGGAGTTGTTGGTATGAGGTCGGTTGTGGACGATATTGTTTCTTTGGGTGTTCAAGTGGTCAAGATGGAACCAATGTTATCAACAGATGTCTCAAGGTCTGGTAAGGTTTTGGTGCCGAAGCCTAAAGTGTTTGCAAGAGCCTTGCTGGATGTGGTTCAATATGTAGTGGAGCATGGCCTAAATGTAAAAGTAGACACTGGTTTTTTCACAGAGCCTTCAGCGGGATACTACTGTGGGATGCCCAGGGGAAATATTATTGTTACCCCGCATGGTTTAATAACCTCTTGTGTCGAAGTTGCCAGGCCATCCGACCCTTATGCAGATTTGGTTGTATGTGGTAAGATTAGTGAACTAGGATGGGAAATTTACGAGGAGAGGAGAGAAAAGCTTGCGGAGTTGCATTTTAACAAGTATGGTGGGGGGTGTAGCAGATGCAACTTTAGGCTTCTTTGCCAAGGCGGTTGTCCTATGGCAAATATATGGCAATCGGGTTTGCCTGTTAGAAAATCCGCCTTTACCTGTTCTGTAGAGCATGAGCTTTTGCCAAAGCTTCTCCTAATGCTGGCTGAAAACCCTCATATAGCCGATGTGATTATGGAGGATGTTGAGGTGGAAGTTTGCTAACTAAACTGTGAAAGGAAGGGGGTGATCGTCGTGAAGAAGCTGGTGGTGACATGGAAGAAGACAGCTCGTCGGAAGAAGGTTGTTGGGATGTCGCATCCAGGTTGCTGTGCTCAAGATGGCGGCTGTGGCAAGAAGCACGGCAGCTAATCCCGTTCTTGAGGCAGTACCGCGTGGGTTTGGAATATAGGAGGGATATTCCAAACCCATTTTCATTTTGATAATAATATTGTGTTATGCTTTTAGAATTTACGAATAAACTTATCATAAGAAAAGCCTCTATAGCGGATATTCCAAAGATTGTTTCTATTCATAAAGATTGCGTTTTAAAAATAAATTCCAAATTTTACACGGTTGATGTTATTAAAGAGTGGGCAGATACGATTAGCTTCGAAAATGTTTTGGGACAATTCAATAATACAGAATGGATTGTGTGTGAACTGGATAAAGAAATAGTCGGTTTTGCCCAGTATTCTACAAAAGATAAAACCCTTTTTCAAATTCAAGTTAGTCCTAAATTTCAAAGAAAAGGTATTGGTAATAAATTTTATAGATACATAGAGAAGGAATTTATCAAGTCCAGCCAAAAGGTAATATTTTTAAATTCAACGCTTAAGGCGGTAGTTTTTTATAAAGGTTTGGGTTTTAGAAAAGTAGGGGGTATAAAATTTGTATTGAGTGAGCAGTTTATTAAAATGATAAAGATGGAGAAGGTAATTGGGTGAGTGCAAGTACCACTTCGGAACCTGCCTGCCGTAGGCAGGGTGGTACTTGTGTGACAAAGGGGGACATTTGCGAAACTTGCAAATTGTGGATAAGTGTGGTAGGATTATTGTTAGTTTTGAATACTTGTCCGTTTTTTGAAAAATTGTGTGTCATTGCGAGGAACGCGCCGCAGGCGAGAGACGAAGCAATCCCGATGAGATTGCTTCGTCGCAAAGCTCCTCGCAATGACAAAATTCAAAGGGGACTAACCCGCCGTAGGCGGGCAAGCCCCTAAATCAGGGAGAGGAGGAAGGGATGAAACGGGCTACGGCGCTGACTACTTTGACAGCGACGAGGA encodes:
- a CDS encoding radical SAM protein — translated: MKTPNVCVIKLPGVKNYAVVSPGRIVYGLNACEEDMRVLVEEEMQNVLSQSGELLPSPNTGAKLSWIPTFDCNLRCVYCYALGGETKEYLPLEYAVASLRAVGESKGFDYLDIYLVGGGEPLLGFETVKEGVQLARAMFEEVAVHVVTNGTFDEAVFEWLVEQDANVRVSYDGPFHTLQRPYADGSSSWETVRGNIKRLVVAGFDSVVQCIVTAQGVVGMRSVVDDIVSLGVQVVKMEPMLSTDVSRSGKVLVPKPKVFARALLDVVQYVVEHGLNVKVDTGFFTEPSAGYYCGMPRGNIIVTPHGLITSCVEVARPSDPYADLVVCGKISELGWEIYEERREKLAELHFNKYGGGCSRCNFRLLCQGGCPMANIWQSGLPVRKSAFTCSVEHELLPKLLLMLAENPHIADVIMEDVEVEVC
- a CDS encoding GNAT family N-acetyltransferase; the encoded protein is MLLEFTNKLIIRKASIADIPKIVSIHKDCVLKINSKFYTVDVIKEWADTISFENVLGQFNNTEWIVCELDKEIVGFAQYSTKDKTLFQIQVSPKFQRKGIGNKFYRYIEKEFIKSSQKVIFLNSTLKAVVFYKGLGFRKVGGIKFVLSEQFIKMIKMEKVIG